Genomic window (Candidatus Eisenbacteria bacterium):
GCCTCGGCCGTCGGGGCCAGCGGCGCTGCACGAGGTCGAGCGGGAGCACATCCTCTCGGTGCTGCAGCGGACGTCGTGGCGCATCGACGGGCCGCAGGGCGCCGCCCGCGTCCTCAACATGCGGCCGAGCACGCTGCGGAGCCGGATGCAGAAGCTCGGCATCCGGCGCAGCTCCGCACTGTCCTAGGCCGGCCACTTGCAGCGGAAGATGCAGCGCTCGTGGCCCCGATGGTTCAGCTTCGCGCAGAGGATGCGCGCCATGCCCGCGCGTCGCCGGTAGAGCTCCGCCGCGAGCAGCATGCCGAGCGGTGGGGCGACCAGGTAGAGCCAGAAGGCGGTCCAGGTGTCGGCGACGACGGCAGAGCCGAAGGTACGGGCCGGGTTCATGCTCATGCCGGAGAGCGGCGCTTCGACCGCGATGTAGGTGGCGACGGCGAGGCCGCAGAAGATCCCCGTGAAGCGGGCGAGATGGCGGTCGTTCGACGTCACGAGGACCAGCAGCATGAGACCGAACGAGATCGCGAGCTCGGCGGCGAAGGCCGCCGGTACTCCCGCGGGGCCGGGAACGGTGACTGCGTAGCTCACGGCGGGGTCGGCGATGCGGGGCCCCAGCAGCAGCGCCGCCAGCGCGACGCCGCCGGCGCCGCCCGCGACCTGCGCCACGACGTAGAAGGCGGCGTCCCACGGCGCCACCTTGCCGAGCCGCAGGAACGCCAGCGTGAGCGACGGGTTGATGTGGGCGCCGGACCGCCGGCCCCACGGCGAATGGACGATCGCGATCGCCGTCGC
Coding sequences:
- a CDS encoding aquaporin → MDARCQGKAAQRPAPIGALQNHWPEYLMEAWGLGTFMVSACLVTALLEHPASPIHRALPDATLRRVLVGIAMGATAIAIVHSPWGRRSGAHINPSLTLAFLRLGKVAPWDAAFYVVAQVAGGAGGVALAALLLGPRIADPAVSYAVTVPGPAGVPAAFAAELAISFGLMLLVLVTSNDRHLARFTGIFCGLAVATYIAVEAPLSGMSMNPARTFGSAVVADTWTAFWLYLVAPPLGMLLAAELYRRRAGMARILCAKLNHRGHERCIFRCKWPA